ggaggggaaaggcttACTGCAGCCCTGGGTGCTGCCTTCTATCCAGTGGGTGGGAAATGGGCGCTCCTGCTGGGCCAGCCCTGGCTTCCAGGGTGGCAGGGGCCCCGTTTCCCCCAGTTCAGTCCCCACTCCCTGCAGCCTGGCTTTATGATTTCACATGCTGAGGTCACTCACGCAGAGACAATGCCAGGCGTTTCACCTCTCCAAGTCCGGGCCCACCCCGCCACAGTCCTCCGCACGGTGTCACTGAGCCCGCCAGCTCAACTGAGGAAGGGATAACAGAGCGCAGCGCAGAGGCGCCAGCCACACCTGGCACCATGGACGATGCCGCGGTCTTAAGGATGAAAGGTTACACCATGGGCCTCACTCTGGGCGAGGGCTCATATGCAAAAGTTAAATCTGCCTACTCGGAGGGCCTCAAGCTCAACGTGGCAGTCAAGATCATAGACCGCAGGAAAGCCCCCACGGACTTCCTGGGGAAATTCCTTCCCCGGGAGATCGAGATTCTGCCCAGGCTGAACCACCGCTCCATCGTCAAGACTTACGAGATCTTTGAAACATCAGACGGCAGGGTCTACATCGTCATGGAGCTCGCGGTCCGGGGCGACCTCCTCCAGTTCATCCAAACCCGGGGAGCCCTGCCCGAGGACGAGGCCCGCGACAAGTTCCACCAGCTCTCCTCAGCCGTCAAGTACTGCCACGACCTGAACGTCGTCCACCGCGATCTCAAGTTGGAGAACGTCCTCCTCGACGAGAGCTTCAACATCAAGCTCTCGGACTTCGGCTTCTCCAAGTGCTGCCTGAGGGATGGCAGTGGGCGGCTGACCCTGAGCAAGACCTTCTGCGGGTCAGCGGCTTACGCAGCACCCGAGGTGCTGGAGGCCGTCCCCTACCAGCCCAAGGTGTGCGACATCTGGAGCCTGGGCGTGATCCTCTACGTCATGGTCTGTGGCGCCATGCCTTACGATGACTCCAACATCAAGAGGATGCTGCGCCTCCAGAAGGAG
This portion of the Suricata suricatta isolate VVHF042 unplaced genomic scaffold, meerkat_22Aug2017_6uvM2_HiC HiC_scaffold_4111, whole genome shotgun sequence genome encodes:
- the LOC115285108 gene encoding testis-specific serine/threonine-protein kinase 1-like; this encodes MDDAAVLRMKGYTMGLTLGEGSYAKVKSAYSEGLKLNVAVKIIDRRKAPTDFLGKFLPREIEILPRLNHRSIVKTYEIFETSDGRVYIVMELAVRGDLLQFIQTRGALPEDEARDKFHQLSSAVKYCHDLNVVHRDLKLENVLLDESFNIKLSDFGFSKCCLRDGSGRLTLSKTFCGSAAYAAPEVLEAVPYQPKVCDIWSLGVILYVMVCGAMPYDDSNIKRMLRLQK